The Lentzea guizhouensis genome contains a region encoding:
- a CDS encoding NB-ARC domain-containing protein, whose translation MLGVSGAEIPHDLDGRANLYRSRLRGRRMLLVLDNVATAAQVQPLLPAEPRCRVLVTSRNRLDALDDADHVRLRELPAAEAVRLFQRLAGADDEEAVVGRVVDLCGRLPLAVRIARPGGAVARCSRSASSSGHSPGSSRSTTGSGAWCRRSRCRCRVCPPSTAERWRYWACTPARTSACPRWAR comes from the coding sequence ATGCTGGGCGTCAGCGGCGCGGAGATACCGCACGACCTCGACGGCCGGGCCAACCTGTACCGCAGCCGGCTGCGCGGGCGGCGGATGCTGCTGGTCCTCGACAATGTGGCCACGGCGGCGCAGGTGCAACCGCTCCTCCCCGCCGAACCCCGCTGCCGGGTGCTGGTCACCAGCCGCAACCGCCTCGACGCGCTCGACGACGCCGACCACGTGCGCCTGCGGGAGCTGCCCGCCGCCGAGGCGGTGCGGCTGTTCCAGCGGCTGGCCGGTGCGGACGACGAGGAAGCCGTGGTCGGGCGCGTGGTCGACCTGTGCGGCCGGTTGCCGCTCGCGGTGCGGATCGCGCGGCCAGGCGGCGCGGTGGCGCGCTGCTCTCGATCGGCGAGCTCGAGCGGGCACTCGCCCGGCTCGTCGCGCTCGACGACGGGGAGCGGAGCGTGGTGTCGGCGTTCGCGCTGTCGGTGCAGGGTCTGCCCGCCGAGCACCGCCGAACGCTGGCGCTACTGGGCCTGCACCCCGGCACGGACGTCGGCGTGCCCGCGGTGGGCGCGCTGA
- a CDS encoding polysaccharide deacetylase family protein, protein MTHNKLYDYSPIIDRPPLTWPNGARVAVYAGLNVEHFLLGAPSTSIWPGTADLTPDPLNHGWRDYGPRVGIWRTIDALDRHGLRASALLNSTAAQQYPRIIEAGVERDWAWLAHGETNSKLHTGLARDEEREALAGIVGTIEQATGTRPRGWMGPGLTETHHTPELLAELGLSYVLDWTADDQPFRLNVPGMISVPYSVELNDLMLLDRSGPDFVRMVADQYEVLHAEGGRVLALALHPFVTGQAFRHKYLDQALGHLAAAPDVWLTTSDDIAEHYLRTQVGRI, encoded by the coding sequence ATGACGCACAACAAGCTCTACGACTACTCGCCGATCATCGACCGCCCACCGCTGACCTGGCCCAACGGCGCGCGCGTCGCGGTCTACGCCGGTCTCAACGTCGAACACTTCCTGCTCGGCGCGCCCTCGACCAGCATCTGGCCGGGCACCGCCGACCTCACCCCCGACCCGCTCAACCACGGCTGGCGCGACTACGGCCCCCGCGTCGGCATCTGGCGCACGATCGACGCCCTCGACCGCCACGGCCTGCGCGCCAGCGCACTGCTCAACTCCACAGCGGCACAGCAGTACCCGCGGATCATCGAGGCCGGAGTGGAACGCGACTGGGCGTGGCTCGCGCACGGCGAGACGAACTCCAAGCTGCACACGGGTTTGGCGCGGGACGAGGAACGCGAGGCGCTCGCCGGCATCGTCGGCACCATCGAGCAGGCGACGGGCACCCGGCCACGCGGCTGGATGGGCCCCGGCCTCACCGAGACCCACCACACCCCGGAGCTGCTCGCCGAGCTCGGCCTGAGCTACGTGCTCGACTGGACCGCCGACGACCAGCCGTTCCGGCTGAACGTGCCGGGCATGATCAGCGTGCCGTACTCGGTGGAGCTCAACGACCTGATGCTGCTCGACCGCTCCGGCCCCGACTTCGTGCGGATGGTCGCGGACCAGTACGAGGTGCTGCACGCGGAGGGCGGCCGGGTGCTCGCACTGGCGCTGCACCCGTTCGTCACCGGCCAGGCGTTCCGGCACAAGTACCTCGACCAGGCCCTCGGCCACCTCGCCGCCGCACCCGACGTGTGGCTCACGACCAGCGACGACATCGCCGAGCACTACCTGAGGACGCAGGTGGGGCGTATTTAG
- the grpE gene encoding nucleotide exchange factor GrpE — translation MASNDDTEQSGRPDDRLAELVAITGELVEQTRAHHVRAAAREKVIDNLHEEVQRLRVGEQALLLRPLVVDLQTLRNDLLRQARTVPEQLSARQAADLLESFALSVEQTLERCGCTPVRPEPGTPFSARDHRAVKVVAAASAEEDSTIAEVVADGYHDANLGRVTSPARVHVRKWPGAAAEDPPERAGNGATQQEKGEEGV, via the coding sequence GTGGCGTCAAACGATGACACTGAGCAATCAGGCCGACCGGACGACCGGCTGGCCGAACTGGTCGCGATCACCGGTGAGCTCGTCGAGCAGACCCGTGCCCACCACGTCCGCGCGGCCGCCCGCGAGAAGGTGATCGACAACCTCCACGAGGAGGTGCAGCGGCTGCGCGTCGGCGAGCAGGCCCTGTTGTTGAGACCGCTCGTCGTGGACCTCCAGACGCTGCGCAACGACCTGCTGCGGCAGGCGCGCACGGTGCCGGAGCAGCTGTCCGCACGGCAGGCGGCGGACCTGCTCGAGTCGTTCGCGCTGAGCGTCGAGCAGACGCTCGAGCGGTGCGGTTGCACGCCGGTGCGGCCGGAACCGGGAACGCCGTTCTCCGCCCGTGACCACCGCGCGGTGAAGGTCGTCGCGGCAGCGAGCGCCGAGGAGGACTCGACGATCGCCGAGGTCGTGGCGGACGGCTACCACGACGCGAACCTCGGCCGCGTCACCAGCCCGGCGCGCGTGCACGTGCGCAAGTGGCCGGGAGCGGCGGCGGAAGACCCACCGGAACGTGCCGGGAACGGCGCGACGCAACAGGAGAAGGGCGAAGAAGGTGTCTGA
- a CDS encoding tetratricopeptide repeat protein — translation MVSAFALSVQGLPAEHRRTLALLGLHPGTDVGVPAVGALTGHDPAAVGELVRRLDHTNLVTCLPENRVRLHDLVRQYLIEHLLPEVALTDQDTALLNLLTHYVDRVRSSDELIAPHRYHPDELGGGSGQFATREEAMGWLDTEWQALTSLCGTAAARFPDLCWRLAYYLRDYFFLVKLWDPWITSHEQVLAAVRTSGDRYAEAITLNNLGIAHADRGDLPLARQCYEAALEAFRELDDRHGAVSARSNLAWTDLYLGAPEAAVRGLGEALQEYRSSGEHRNAAITLRGIALAEVELGRTDSALAHLGSALDVFLDLGLPLDVAMTLNGKGWVCFRAGRHAEAERHYLAAVASSEACGSGYEAARARLGLGNVAAAAGDRERARELWRQADAFEGTLKPLMVGEARARAAAD, via the coding sequence GTGGTGTCGGCGTTCGCGCTGTCGGTGCAGGGTCTGCCCGCCGAGCACCGCCGAACGCTGGCGCTACTGGGCCTGCACCCCGGCACGGACGTCGGCGTGCCCGCGGTGGGCGCGCTGACGGGGCACGACCCGGCGGCGGTCGGCGAACTGGTGCGCCGGCTCGACCACACGAACCTCGTGACCTGTCTGCCCGAGAACCGGGTGCGGCTGCACGACCTGGTGCGGCAGTACCTCATCGAACACCTGCTACCGGAGGTTGCCTTGACCGACCAGGACACCGCGCTGCTGAACCTGCTCACGCACTACGTCGACCGGGTTCGCTCGAGCGACGAGCTCATCGCTCCGCACCGCTACCACCCCGACGAGCTCGGCGGGGGTTCCGGGCAGTTCGCGACCCGCGAGGAGGCGATGGGCTGGCTCGACACCGAGTGGCAGGCGCTGACGTCGTTGTGCGGCACCGCGGCCGCCCGTTTCCCCGACCTGTGCTGGCGGCTCGCCTACTACCTGCGCGACTACTTCTTCCTGGTCAAGCTCTGGGACCCGTGGATCACCAGCCACGAGCAGGTGCTCGCCGCCGTGCGGACGAGCGGCGACCGGTACGCCGAGGCGATCACGCTCAACAACCTCGGCATCGCGCACGCCGACCGGGGCGACCTGCCGCTCGCCCGCCAGTGCTACGAAGCGGCGCTGGAGGCGTTCCGCGAGCTCGACGACCGGCACGGCGCGGTGAGCGCGCGCTCGAACCTCGCGTGGACCGACCTCTACCTGGGCGCGCCGGAGGCCGCGGTGCGCGGTCTCGGCGAGGCGCTGCAGGAGTACCGCTCGTCCGGCGAACACCGCAACGCCGCGATCACGTTGCGGGGCATCGCACTGGCCGAGGTCGAGCTGGGCCGCACCGACTCCGCGCTCGCGCACCTGGGCTCCGCACTCGACGTCTTCCTCGACCTGGGGCTGCCCCTGGACGTGGCCATGACGCTGAACGGCAAGGGCTGGGTGTGCTTCCGCGCGGGCAGGCACGCGGAGGCCGAACGGCACTACCTCGCCGCGGTGGCGTCGAGCGAGGCGTGCGGCAGCGGCTACGAGGCCGCACGGGCCCGGCTCGGCCTGGGCAACGTCGCCGCCGCGGCCGGTGACCGTGAGCGGGCGCGTGAGCTGTGGCGGCAGGCGGACGCCTTCGAGGGGACGCTGAAACCCTTGATGGTCGGAGAGGCGCGGGCGCGTGCGGCTGCCGACTAG
- a CDS encoding helix-turn-helix transcriptional regulator, which translates to MPDRSRPLAGLVSQDAEALFLRMLASGHAPADTRAPAAAELLDLGLAVYSSSGATLRPVDQAAALRLLLERRQHELLEQQRRVLDGWTRLTSLLPRDLGGRVCEGVVPLESFDEVAARTAELYPSAKQHVRGTETGDGPGIINEVRGQARAARFRIIYPVTCVATPAGARIIEDSAASGRQVRLRRDIPMKMLHVDDEVALISGARSTGYLVQTPSIVSVLAEWFDLMWADAATIAPGGGDEPALTPAQRTVLRLMFAGDDAAIARKLALSTTTVRRHVKAIYQVLGVNSRFAAGVAAAKRGWI; encoded by the coding sequence GTGCCGGATCGAAGCCGCCCGCTGGCCGGTCTGGTCAGCCAGGACGCGGAGGCGTTGTTCCTGCGCATGCTCGCCAGTGGTCACGCACCGGCCGACACCAGGGCACCGGCCGCTGCGGAGCTGCTCGACCTCGGCCTCGCCGTGTACTCGTCCTCCGGCGCCACCCTGCGACCCGTCGACCAGGCCGCCGCGCTGCGCCTGCTGCTGGAGCGCAGGCAGCACGAGCTGCTGGAGCAGCAGCGCCGCGTCCTCGACGGCTGGACCCGCCTCACCTCGCTGTTACCGCGTGATCTCGGCGGCCGCGTGTGCGAGGGCGTGGTCCCGCTGGAGAGCTTCGACGAGGTGGCCGCCCGCACCGCGGAGCTGTACCCGTCCGCCAAGCAGCACGTGCGCGGCACCGAGACCGGCGACGGCCCCGGCATCATCAACGAGGTGCGGGGACAGGCGCGTGCCGCGCGTTTCCGGATCATCTACCCCGTGACGTGCGTCGCCACCCCGGCCGGCGCCCGGATCATCGAGGACTCCGCCGCGTCGGGTAGACAGGTCAGGCTGCGCCGCGACATCCCGATGAAGATGCTGCACGTCGACGACGAGGTGGCACTGATCTCCGGCGCCCGCTCGACCGGCTACCTGGTGCAGACGCCGTCGATCGTGTCGGTGCTCGCCGAGTGGTTCGACCTGATGTGGGCCGACGCCGCCACGATCGCACCGGGCGGCGGTGACGAGCCCGCCCTGACCCCGGCCCAGCGCACGGTGCTCCGGCTGATGTTCGCGGGTGACGACGCCGCGATCGCCCGCAAGCTCGCGCTGAGCACCACCACGGTGCGCCGCCACGTCAAGGCGATCTACCAGGTCCTGGGTGTGAACAGCCGGTTCGCGGCCGGGGTGGCGGCGGCCAAGCGCGGCTGGATCTGA
- a CDS encoding Hsp70 family protein, with protein sequence MSDDGFRVYGIDLGTTYSAIAYVDEVGKPAVCRNTDSVETTPSVVFFENADNVVVGSVAKNSVVTHGDRVVSLIKRQMGTKATYEFDGKTHTPESISSLILRQLAQDAADLHGSPASKAVITVPAYFGMLERDATRTAGVLAGLDVIGIVPEPVAAALHYEATTGASDKTILVYDLGGGTFDTTVISVSADEIEVLCTDGHDHLGGADWDARLHRHLMDAFREHVPPDVDPEDDEEFLQTLARIAEDTKKQLSKVESRPVPLRGAGVSARVEVTRAEFERLTEDLLANTVEIVRRTLDTLQQKAPGRKIDEVLLVGGSTKMPAVAARLREEFGWDPKLHDPDLAVAKGAALYALGRVVHREAEHKGVEAAVETIATQTGISTQKLRTIANKETRNVLPKAFGVKFVDTDDPDWRSKPTKHYVAHLVHANDSLPARGEVTAETLYDGQTAVEIELYEQSGVVAGREMEENKHLNDGAGAIEGLPSLPAGSPVEIKMDVDNEGLLQVHAKEVSTGKDLLIKVRVSVLSTEEVEEAAKVVAGLTVSS encoded by the coding sequence GTGTCTGACGACGGCTTCCGCGTGTACGGGATCGACCTGGGCACGACGTACTCGGCGATCGCCTACGTCGACGAGGTCGGCAAGCCGGCCGTGTGCCGCAACACCGACAGCGTGGAGACCACGCCGTCGGTGGTGTTCTTCGAGAACGCCGACAACGTCGTGGTCGGTTCGGTGGCCAAGAACTCCGTGGTGACGCACGGAGATCGGGTCGTGTCGCTGATCAAGCGGCAGATGGGCACGAAGGCGACCTACGAGTTCGACGGCAAGACCCACACCCCGGAGTCGATCTCCTCGCTGATCCTGCGCCAGCTCGCGCAGGACGCGGCCGACCTGCACGGCTCCCCCGCCAGCAAGGCGGTGATCACCGTGCCCGCGTACTTCGGCATGCTGGAGCGCGACGCCACCAGGACCGCGGGCGTGCTTGCCGGTCTCGACGTGATCGGCATCGTGCCGGAGCCGGTCGCCGCGGCACTGCACTACGAGGCGACGACCGGCGCGTCGGACAAGACGATCCTCGTCTACGACCTCGGCGGCGGCACGTTCGACACGACCGTCATCTCGGTGTCGGCCGACGAGATCGAGGTGCTGTGCACCGACGGCCACGACCACCTCGGCGGTGCCGACTGGGACGCCCGGCTGCACCGGCACCTCATGGACGCGTTCCGGGAGCACGTCCCGCCGGACGTCGACCCGGAGGACGACGAGGAGTTCCTGCAGACGCTCGCCAGGATCGCGGAGGACACCAAGAAGCAGCTGTCCAAAGTGGAGTCACGGCCGGTTCCGCTGCGCGGAGCCGGGGTGAGCGCACGCGTCGAGGTCACCCGCGCCGAGTTCGAACGGCTGACCGAGGACCTGCTCGCCAACACGGTCGAGATCGTGCGCCGCACGCTGGACACGTTGCAGCAGAAGGCACCGGGCCGCAAGATCGACGAGGTGCTGCTCGTCGGCGGCTCGACGAAGATGCCGGCCGTCGCGGCCCGGCTGCGCGAGGAGTTCGGCTGGGACCCCAAGCTGCACGACCCCGACCTCGCGGTCGCGAAGGGTGCCGCGCTCTACGCGCTCGGCCGGGTGGTGCACCGGGAGGCCGAGCACAAGGGCGTCGAGGCCGCCGTCGAGACGATCGCGACGCAGACCGGCATCTCGACGCAGAAGCTGCGCACCATCGCCAACAAGGAGACGCGCAACGTCCTGCCGAAGGCGTTCGGCGTGAAGTTCGTCGACACCGACGACCCGGACTGGCGCTCCAAACCGACCAAGCACTACGTCGCGCACCTGGTGCACGCCAACGACTCGCTGCCCGCGAGGGGTGAGGTCACCGCGGAGACGCTCTACGACGGCCAGACCGCGGTGGAGATCGAGCTCTACGAGCAGTCCGGTGTGGTCGCCGGTCGCGAGATGGAGGAGAACAAGCACCTCAACGACGGCGCGGGCGCCATCGAAGGGTTGCCGTCGCTGCCGGCCGGGTCGCCCGTCGAGATCAAGATGGACGTGGACAACGAAGGCCTGCTCCAGGTGCACGCCAAGGAGGTCTCCACCGGGAAGGACCTGCTGATCAAGGTCCGGGTGAGCGTGCTCAGCACGGAGGAGGTCGAGGAGGCGGCCAAGGTCGTCGCGGGCCTGACGGTGTCGAGCTGA
- a CDS encoding GTPase-associated protein 1-related protein has product MATVVERARTRCGPSLDAALAAAAVAHGDTRVRTAVITRVLGLTRRDDVAWRALFGTATPTTAEVLKVLTTYERTSKDVAEAVFGALKTLGRAELDVLAMLADRRHLPTTAGWRRVVEDDLRLRGWLDRPSARTASELEKVHDTAVTARAHQIVHVLLEKAGTETAAAAVRHAGSAVLAVLCRELPRRWAQSDATAARAVGLAYLAASSDHCAEALTDEVENRLGRFAVTAKEERIAEIAQMPGLLSRREAADWLRFVAGMRQHHAESRKRSAKPVPRSPAKKPPPRAGLWPFSRKGGD; this is encoded by the coding sequence ATGGCCACCGTGGTGGAACGGGCGCGGACGAGGTGCGGCCCGAGCTTGGACGCGGCGCTGGCGGCCGCGGCCGTGGCGCACGGGGACACCCGCGTGCGCACGGCGGTCATCACCCGCGTGCTCGGGCTGACCCGCCGCGACGACGTCGCGTGGCGAGCGTTGTTCGGGACGGCCACGCCGACGACCGCCGAGGTGCTGAAGGTCCTCACGACCTACGAGCGGACCTCGAAGGACGTCGCCGAGGCGGTGTTCGGTGCGCTGAAGACCCTCGGGCGCGCCGAGCTCGACGTGCTGGCGATGCTCGCGGACCGGCGGCACCTGCCGACCACGGCCGGGTGGCGCCGGGTCGTCGAGGACGACCTCAGGCTCCGCGGATGGCTGGACCGCCCGTCGGCGCGCACGGCGAGCGAGCTCGAGAAGGTCCACGACACCGCGGTGACCGCCCGCGCGCACCAGATCGTGCACGTCCTGCTGGAGAAGGCCGGGACGGAGACCGCCGCCGCTGCCGTCCGCCACGCCGGTTCCGCGGTGCTCGCCGTCCTGTGCCGGGAACTGCCGCGCCGCTGGGCGCAGTCGGATGCCACCGCCGCGCGCGCCGTCGGGCTCGCTTACCTGGCGGCGTCGTCGGATCACTGTGCGGAGGCCCTGACCGACGAGGTGGAGAACCGGCTGGGCCGGTTCGCGGTCACGGCGAAGGAGGAGCGGATCGCCGAGATCGCCCAGATGCCGGGCCTGCTGAGCCGCCGGGAGGCGGCGGACTGGCTCCGGTTCGTCGCCGGGATGCGGCAGCACCACGCGGAGTCCCGCAAGCGGAGCGCGAAGCCGGTACCGCGCAGCCCGGCCAAGAAGCCCCCGCCCAGGGCCGGACTGTGGCCGTTCAGCCGCAAGGGAGGTGACTGA
- a CDS encoding TRAFAC clade GTPase domain-containing protein translates to MHYLVFIVAAMIGLALALWVALWLFMFLLLPVLYVLMPVALVAGAVVGFVRYGTTLLGLGSAAPRLVTPDDVVAGRSLPAVKGPFSRDRAWPVYPAAQGWVDLVAASRSVGLVVKRVWAEVVRRTKAYGYWWAWVLVIATVFPVVAAFTAGAAAVVASLAALSTVVLVATDLVWGLVSALLRGLDSLVRRLRRATGSCPVCYHVTALPAFPCGGCGEVHRDLRPGRLGGVWRRCGCGASLPTTVLRAAHRIEPRCPRCAEPLRTGGAVITDIRLPVFGPVSAGKTRLVYAGLVALRDELASAGGELSFVDNDSSAVFADANAVITSGQDTVKTPAATLPHALTARLTRGRKRALLHLFDAAGEFYTDREDNSDLEFLDHAPGLVFVVDPFSVPWVRDQLGSHGAEQVARARPANAHPDAVYQVTARRLRDYGVETRRRNLAMTVVKADLLAGLAPGDGLRRGAVRDWLCEAGLDNLVLSAERDFGEVRYFVAASVPGHASGEDMRPSAPFRWLIGKSGASDLLPTGRTQEEKV, encoded by the coding sequence GTGCACTACCTCGTTTTCATCGTCGCGGCCATGATCGGGCTCGCCCTCGCCCTGTGGGTCGCGCTCTGGCTGTTCATGTTCCTCTTGCTGCCGGTGCTGTACGTCTTGATGCCCGTGGCGCTGGTGGCCGGAGCCGTGGTCGGGTTCGTCCGCTACGGCACGACACTGCTGGGCCTGGGCTCGGCCGCGCCGCGGCTCGTCACGCCGGACGACGTGGTGGCCGGCCGGTCCCTGCCCGCGGTGAAGGGCCCCTTCAGCAGGGACCGCGCCTGGCCCGTCTACCCCGCGGCGCAGGGGTGGGTTGACCTCGTCGCGGCGTCCCGGTCGGTCGGTCTGGTGGTGAAACGGGTCTGGGCCGAGGTCGTCCGGCGCACGAAGGCGTACGGCTACTGGTGGGCGTGGGTTCTCGTCATCGCGACGGTGTTCCCCGTGGTGGCGGCCTTCACCGCTGGTGCCGCCGCCGTGGTGGCGTCGCTGGCCGCGCTGAGCACCGTCGTGCTGGTCGCCACCGACCTGGTCTGGGGTCTGGTGTCCGCGCTCCTGCGCGGACTGGACTCCCTGGTGCGCAGACTGCGCAGGGCGACGGGGAGCTGCCCCGTCTGCTACCACGTGACCGCGTTGCCGGCGTTCCCGTGCGGCGGGTGCGGCGAGGTCCACCGGGACCTGCGTCCTGGCCGGCTGGGCGGCGTGTGGAGGCGGTGCGGATGCGGCGCCTCCCTGCCCACCACGGTGCTGCGGGCCGCACACCGGATCGAGCCGCGCTGTCCGCGGTGCGCCGAGCCGTTGCGCACGGGCGGCGCGGTCATCACGGACATCCGGCTGCCCGTGTTCGGCCCGGTGTCGGCGGGCAAGACGCGGCTGGTCTACGCGGGCCTGGTCGCGTTGCGCGACGAACTGGCCTCGGCGGGCGGCGAGCTGTCGTTCGTCGACAACGACAGCAGCGCGGTGTTCGCCGACGCCAACGCGGTGATCACCTCGGGTCAGGACACGGTGAAGACCCCGGCGGCCACGCTGCCGCACGCGCTGACCGCGCGGCTCACGAGAGGCCGCAAGCGCGCGTTGCTGCACCTGTTCGACGCGGCCGGAGAGTTCTACACCGACAGGGAGGACAACAGCGACCTGGAGTTCCTCGACCACGCCCCGGGGCTGGTGTTCGTGGTCGACCCGTTCTCGGTTCCGTGGGTGCGCGACCAGCTCGGGTCGCACGGCGCGGAGCAGGTGGCGCGAGCGCGACCGGCGAACGCCCACCCCGACGCGGTGTACCAGGTGACGGCGAGGCGGTTGCGCGACTACGGCGTCGAGACCCGTCGCCGCAACCTCGCGATGACCGTGGTGAAGGCCGACCTGCTCGCCGGTCTCGCGCCCGGTGACGGACTGCGGCGCGGGGCGGTCAGGGACTGGCTCTGCGAGGCGGGGCTGGACAACCTCGTGCTGTCGGCCGAACGCGACTTCGGCGAGGTGCGCTACTTCGTGGCCGCGTCGGTGCCGGGACACGCCTCGGGTGAGGACATGCGGCCGTCGGCTCCGTTCCGGTGGCTCATCGGCAAGAGCGGTGCGAGCGACCTGCTGCCCACCGGTCGCACTCAGGAGGAGAAGGTATGA
- a CDS encoding TRAFAC clade GTPase domain-containing protein — translation MAKASCPYCYHRIDLAKLRFQCTGRATPGRDRCRREVDADRQRLTGFSGATYPTFTAPETRNPLPQRLAPCPACGGSSGIRACQVCHTPLPANFADSRSPLIAMVGGKNAGKTVFTTVLVHELRHNIRRRFAADISFAGDRQGGDVSITGWLESYENMLFGENRLLAQTTAAVDGVKVPLVLQWRQARRVLGREVHQTSTLSFYDAAGEDMTSQEFVNAQAYLAAADGLIVLLDPFQLKGARDRISIPRIAQRDTEPPYNVLSRITELLRTSHGISVRRKIKIPVAVVFSKIDAFFQVLGEGHPLLTRPATGPFYDESNGDDTNEHMRALLTEYDSDDVDAHLRAHYKTFRYFAVSSLGAEPDYEQSRVSAGGVRPFRVDEPLLWLLSLDKIIESRKTA, via the coding sequence ATGGCCAAGGCCTCCTGTCCCTACTGCTACCACCGGATCGACCTGGCAAAGCTGCGGTTCCAGTGCACCGGCCGCGCGACTCCCGGCCGTGACCGGTGCCGCCGCGAGGTGGACGCCGACCGGCAGCGGCTCACCGGCTTCTCCGGCGCGACCTACCCGACGTTCACGGCACCGGAGACGCGCAACCCGCTGCCGCAGCGGCTCGCGCCCTGCCCCGCGTGCGGCGGGTCGTCCGGCATCCGTGCCTGCCAGGTGTGCCACACGCCGTTGCCGGCGAACTTCGCCGACAGCCGCAGCCCGCTGATCGCCATGGTGGGCGGGAAGAACGCGGGCAAGACCGTGTTCACGACGGTGCTCGTGCACGAGCTGCGGCACAACATCCGGCGCCGGTTCGCCGCCGACATCTCGTTCGCGGGCGACCGCCAGGGCGGTGACGTGTCGATCACGGGCTGGCTGGAGAGCTACGAGAACATGCTGTTCGGCGAGAACAGGCTCCTGGCCCAGACCACGGCGGCGGTGGACGGCGTCAAGGTGCCGCTCGTCCTGCAGTGGCGGCAGGCCCGGCGCGTCCTCGGCCGGGAGGTGCACCAGACCAGCACGCTGTCGTTCTACGACGCGGCCGGCGAGGACATGACCTCGCAGGAGTTCGTCAACGCGCAGGCGTACCTCGCCGCGGCGGACGGGCTGATCGTGCTGCTGGACCCGTTCCAGCTCAAGGGCGCCCGCGACCGCATCTCGATCCCGCGCATCGCGCAGCGCGACACCGAACCGCCGTACAACGTGCTCAGCCGCATCACCGAGCTGCTGCGCACCAGCCACGGCATCAGCGTCCGACGCAAGATCAAGATCCCGGTCGCCGTGGTGTTCTCCAAGATCGACGCGTTCTTCCAGGTGCTGGGCGAGGGGCATCCGCTGCTGACCCGGCCCGCCACCGGGCCGTTCTACGACGAGAGCAACGGCGACGACACCAACGAGCACATGCGCGCGCTGCTCACCGAATACGACTCCGACGACGTCGACGCCCACCTGAGGGCGCACTACAAGACGTTCCGGTACTTCGCGGTGTCGTCGCTCGGTGCCGAGCCGGACTACGAGCAGTCCCGGGTCAGCGCGGGCGGGGTACGTCCGTTCCGGGTGGACGAGCCGCTCCTGTGGTTGCTCTCCCTCGACAAGATCATCGAGAGCAGGAAGACGGCATGA